In Cydia amplana chromosome 2, ilCydAmpl1.1, whole genome shotgun sequence, the following proteins share a genomic window:
- the LOC134658981 gene encoding nicotinamide riboside kinase 1, with amino-acid sequence MEVVNRDQWIVIGISGVTCGGKTTLANKLAQTLTPVYLFNQDNYFYPDDSPHHVRVEGMAHNNYDILSSLDMESMCADMLATMRGEDMAQYSSSERGARLAAEGKKFLIAEGFTVLNYKPILDLCDLKYYFVLEFGECFARRSLRLYDPPDIPGYFERCVWPEHLKYRAEIERNSSIHLLDGKVPDPIRIVLEDLKRFGVYAS; translated from the exons ATGGAGGTTGTAAACAGAGATCAATGGATCGTGATCGGGATTTCGGGCGTCACCTGCGGTGGAAAAACTACGCTCGCCAACAAGCTCGCTCAAACTCTGACGCCGGTGTATCTGTTCAACCAGGACAATTATTTCTATCCGGATGACAGTCCACACCATGTGCGCGTCGAGGGCATGGCGCACAACAACTACGACATACTGTCGTCGCTGGATATGGAGAGTATGTGCGCGGACATGTTGGCGACGATGCGCGGCGAAGACATGGCGCAGTACAGCTCGAGCGAGCGCGGCGCGCGGCTCGCGGCCGAAGGGAAGAAGTTCCTTATCGCCGAGGGGTTCACCGTGCTCAATTATAAGCCGATACTGGATCTATGCGATCTGAA GTACTACTTCGTGCTTGAGTTCGGAGAGTGTTTCGCGCGGCGCTCGCTGCGGCTGTATGACCCGCCCGACATCCCCGGCTACTTCGAGCGCTGCGTGTGGCCCGAGCACTTGAAGTACCGTGCCGAG ATCGAGCGCAACTCTTCGATACACCTGTTGGACGGCAAGGTGCCGGACCCGATACGGATCGTGCTAGAGGACCTGAAACGGTTCGGCGTGTACGCCTCCTAG